A region from the Planctomycetota bacterium genome encodes:
- a CDS encoding phosphate ABC transporter substrate-binding/OmpA family protein, with product MAKTSGAKWVTIAAVWIAVVVVIALAYRFIVHPQFAKAAAYDEAQSAYVDVVEQAEARGESVERLPGDATIEEYRNATAALKRRLTGSASPSRGGERIDVRLALDSFSGYAVLRDPTFQADLAAAGIDLELVDDAADYEKRLRTLDNGDTPMAVFTVDALLTTAADLGRMPATIVMVIDETVGADAMVAYTDAVPDLDALAGGQIVLTPASPSETLARVVQASFDIEGVDIVPADGADDVLSRLRSADRSTRQAFVLWEPQLSRALEVDGVGVLLDSGDFQGYIVDVLVVNRDWLLRNEAVVTEFVRAYQRALYDARSSGLAGLIGRDAERTGTRITDAQADRIADGIRFQPMLANYAYFGVEPDPAVPTLDTVIRQLNRVLQRTGALDGDPTDGDPAAWYYDGVLAKLRVDDFHPGVTRDGIDRREVAELSEAQWQQLRSVGTLQVDRLVFFPGRSDLTGSSKAALDRLAETLRSFPQFYVRVVGSASSRGDTEANRRLADARAENAAEYLRAAGLEPQRVRAIGTEPSGDTSRTVRFEVGVVGY from the coding sequence ATGGCGAAAACGTCAGGTGCCAAGTGGGTCACGATCGCAGCGGTCTGGATTGCCGTGGTCGTGGTCATCGCGCTCGCGTACCGGTTCATCGTGCATCCGCAGTTTGCCAAAGCGGCGGCATACGACGAGGCTCAATCGGCGTACGTCGATGTCGTCGAGCAGGCCGAGGCGCGGGGCGAGTCCGTCGAACGACTGCCCGGGGATGCGACAATCGAGGAGTACCGCAACGCGACCGCCGCGCTCAAGCGTCGGCTCACCGGCAGCGCGAGCCCGAGTCGCGGCGGCGAACGGATCGACGTCCGGCTCGCGCTCGATTCGTTCAGCGGATACGCGGTCTTGCGTGACCCGACGTTTCAAGCCGATCTCGCCGCGGCGGGTATCGACCTCGAACTCGTCGATGACGCGGCCGACTACGAGAAGCGGCTACGCACCCTGGACAATGGCGACACGCCGATGGCCGTCTTCACGGTCGACGCGTTGCTCACGACCGCGGCGGACCTTGGTCGAATGCCGGCGACAATCGTGATGGTCATCGACGAAACCGTCGGTGCTGACGCGATGGTCGCTTACACCGACGCCGTGCCTGACCTCGACGCGCTGGCCGGTGGACAGATCGTGCTCACGCCGGCCTCGCCGAGCGAGACACTCGCCCGCGTCGTGCAAGCGTCGTTCGACATCGAAGGGGTGGACATCGTGCCCGCCGACGGCGCGGATGACGTGTTGTCCAGATTGCGGTCGGCCGACCGCTCAACGCGGCAGGCGTTTGTCCTATGGGAGCCGCAACTCAGTCGGGCGCTCGAAGTGGACGGCGTTGGCGTCTTGCTCGATTCAGGTGATTTTCAGGGGTACATCGTCGACGTGTTGGTGGTCAATCGTGACTGGCTGCTGCGGAACGAAGCGGTCGTGACCGAGTTCGTCCGGGCGTACCAGCGGGCGTTGTACGATGCGCGGTCGAGTGGCTTGGCGGGACTCATCGGCCGCGACGCCGAGCGGACCGGGACGCGGATCACCGACGCCCAGGCCGACCGGATTGCCGACGGTATTCGCTTCCAGCCGATGCTTGCCAACTACGCGTACTTCGGTGTCGAACCGGACCCGGCGGTGCCAACGCTCGACACGGTCATTCGTCAACTCAACCGCGTCCTGCAACGCACCGGCGCGCTCGACGGTGATCCGACCGATGGTGACCCGGCGGCGTGGTACTACGACGGCGTGCTTGCAAAACTTCGTGTCGATGACTTTCATCCCGGCGTGACCCGCGACGGCATCGATCGCCGCGAGGTCGCCGAGCTGAGCGAAGCGCAATGGCAGCAACTGCGTTCGGTCGGGACCTTGCAAGTCGATCGACTCGTGTTCTTTCCCGGTCGCTCGGACCTGACGGGTTCGAGCAAAGCGGCGCTCGATCGGCTGGCCGAGACGCTGCGGAGTTTCCCGCAGTTTTATGTGCGTGTCGTCGGAAGCGCGAGCAGCCGGGGTGATACCGAGGCGA